In Halichondria panicea chromosome 13, odHalPani1.1, whole genome shotgun sequence, one genomic interval encodes:
- the LOC135346684 gene encoding uncharacterized protein LOC135346684 isoform X2, whose translation MASNTQPGPHQLSVTFVDKMNSLVRLVKSIRQISDIRNNHRSISQPTQGSLLGDKYTELSQLSFPNVHQEDGVFPGMNTLHSHFSVFQDALCRCVQSVASDQEVPGFDELMFCSGVVQGHVELLLELNRTYWRTNSEQCIGQSISLPVSSPSQHGLASVSDLLVQSNPFAHLPSLDFMSSQLPRSLQPSCQSFSNTTANRLFQSPSVSLDVGPLQTVSPVATESASITQGDLPLVSEMSATRHQCKYRQNSVVDEKTVHVDLKDHAHNQVISLWRDQKHADVTFLVGTERKRVNAHRAILACQSCYFQSLLFGEMLEADSDEIALLDISQPRLFVSLVEYVYTGELHILKQDVLDVLALADRFGFTTLKDYLGHNLASMVTLDNVLTFLAYADLYQVKHLLDTCLCLIDKKAEDILNCDDLSTLTSSSLQLIISRDTFLVPEMRIYEAFLRWREHNSLNKEDCEHALDCVRLSEIPAKELFTTIEPAKIFDQSEITTALRIQIKPEFQNRRPRGRKEIGRNLFELARFASSGSVEYSRKIGPPRIIDGIVEMDAPQCMLDPQEEGSSPPALFGSGLFTPPSLSQPLGSARSRNLGSFVQRRSNLPFSNTPKVTSPPSKMVEFSDVHLVNTIRISAFPEKQSNSLPVTLGPADNPLIQWRFNYKIRISKDRETWETLFDFTGLDCYFNQTLRFPTQAIKYIDFMLVSCDKRLRFKFISCSLEDAAKPFDFLQGGVVGPLALRPLQYFQASELPPGHPQSPNVVVMAMVLDTPVSITHLRLMIQGMPGDFVGGDVQVSTSLKWEYSSFETAGVVLSTSLGHEVCVDFEQQTVSYILVHITNVKRRPSQLGSDSSSVPTSLYSVSAIQCQLLQVDL comes from the exons ATGGCAAGCAATACACAGCCTGGGCCTCACCAGTTATCTGTGACCTTTGTGGACAAAATGAACAGCTTGGTGCGTCTTGTGAAGAGTATTCGTCAGATCTCTGATATTCGCAACAATCATAGATCTATTTCACAACCAACTCAGGGCAGCCTTCTCGGTGATAAGTATACAGAATTATCCCAACTTTCTTTCCCAAATGTACACCAAGAAGATGGCGTTTTTCCTGGAATGAACACGTTACATTCTCATTTCTCTGTCTTTCAAGATGCTTTGTGCAGATGTGTCCAGAGTGTTGCTAGTGATCAAGAGGTGCCAGGCTTTGATGAGTTGATGTTTTGTAGTGGAGTTGTTCAAGGTCACGTTGAGCTACTTTTGGAGCTGAATAGAACATACTGGAGAACAAACAGTGAGCAATGTATTGGTCAATCTATTTCTCTCCCAGTGAGCAGTCCTTCTCAACATGGCTTAGCAAGTGTCTCAGATCTATTGGTGCAATCAAACCCCTTTGCTCATCTTCCATCACTTGATTTCATGTCTTCACAACTACCTAGAAGCCTTCAGCCATCCTGTCAATCTTTTTCGAACACGACTGCAAATAGACTGTTTCAGTCACCATCAGTGAGCTTGGATGTTGGTCCATTACAAACAGTGTCGCCGGTAGCAACAGAAAGTGCATCTATCACCCAAGGTGATTTGCCTCTTGTAAGCGAAATGAGTGCAACCAGACATCAGTGCAAATATCGCCAAAACTCCGTAGTCGATGAGAAAACAG TGCACGTGGACCTCAAAGACCATGCTCACAACCAGGTCATCAGTCTATGGAGAGACCAGAAGCACGCTGATGTCACATTCCTAGTCGGGACTGAGAGAAAACGTGTGAATGCTCACCGTGCCATCCTTGCTTGTCAGTCCTGCTACTTCCAAAGCCTGCTGTTTGGAGAGATGTTGGAGGCTGACAGTGATGAGATAGCTCTTCTTGATATCTCTCAACCACGGCTGTTTGTCTCTCTCGTTGAATATGTCTACACTGGGGAGCTGCACATCTTGAAACAG GACGTCCTTGATGTCCTTGCATTAGCTGACAGGTTTGGTTTCACCACTCTCAAAGATTATCTGGGGCACAATTTGGCCTCTATGGTAACACTGGACAACGTTCTCACGTTCCTTGCTTACGCTGACCTCTATCAAGTAAAGCATCTCTTGGATACGTGTCTGTGTCTTATTGACAAGAAAGCAGAAGATATCCTCAATTGTGATGATTTATCCACACTCACATCGTCCAGTTTGCAGCTAATAATATCGAGGGATACTTTCCTTGTGCCTGAAATGAGAATCTATGAGGCTTTTCTGCGTTGGAGAGAGCACAACTCTCTGAACAAAGAAGATTGCGAACATGCTCTGGACTGTGTCAGACTGAGTGAAATACCAGCAAAAGAGCTTTTCACAACCATCGAGCCAGCAAAAATATTCGATCAGTCTGAAATTACAACTGCCTTACGGATTCAAATCAAGCCTGAGTTTCAGAACCGGAGGCCTAGAGGGAGGAAAG AGATTGGAAGAAACCTATTCGAATTAGCAAGGTTTGCAAGCTCTGGAAGTGTTGAGTATTCACGAAAGATCGGCCCTCCTAGGATCATCGATGGAATTGTTGAGATGGATGCTCCACAGTGTATGTTAGACCCACAAGAGGAGGGCAGCTCTCCACCAGCCTTGTTTGGCAGTGGTCTGTTTACACCACCTTCACTTTCTCAGCCGTTAGGATCAGCTCGATCACGTAATTTGGGATCATTTGTCCAAAGGCGATCAAACCTCCCCTTTTCTAACACACCTAAAGTCACCTCTCCCCCTTCAAAAATGGTTGAATTCAGTGATGTTCACTTAGTCAATACTATCAGAATATCGGCGTTTCCTGAGAAACAATCCAACAGCTTACCAGTGACTCTTGGTCCAGCGGATAATCCATTGATCCAGTGGCGATTTAATTACAAGATTCGGATATCTAAGGACAGGGAGACTTGGGAGACTCTGTTTGATTTTACCGGCCTGGATTGCTACTTCAATCAAACACTTCGCTTCCCTACTCAGGCAATCAA gtatattGATTTTATGCTGGTTTCATGTGACAAGCGTTTGAGGTTCAAGTTTATCAGCTGCTCTCTTGAGGACGCTGCCAAGCCGTTCGATTTCCTTCAAGGAGGGGTTGTTG GTCCTCTAGCTTTGAGGCCACTTCAGTATTTCCAAGCTTCTGAGCTGCCTCCTGGTCACCCACAAAGCCCCAATGTGGTCGTTATGGCAATGGTTCTAGACACACCTGTATCAATTACACATTTAAG GCTCATGATTCAGGGCATGCCAGGAGATTTTGTCGGTGGAGATGTGCAGGTGTCTACCAGCTTGAAGTGGGAGTACTCTAGCTTCGAGACAGCTGGAGTGGTTCTAAGCACCAGCCTGGG GCATGAAGTATGTGTGGATTTTGAACAACAAACTGTCTCGTACATTCTGGTACATATCACCAATGTCAAGAGAAGACCATCACAACTAGGGTCTGATTCTTCCTCGGTGCCAACTAGCCTGTACTCTGTTAGTGCCATTCAGTGCCAATTATtacaagtagatctataa
- the LOC135346684 gene encoding uncharacterized protein LOC135346684 isoform X1 yields the protein MASNTQPGPHQLSVTFVDKMNSLVRLVKSIRQISDIRNNHRSISQPTQGSLLGDKYTELSQLSFPNVHQEDGVFPGMNTLHSHFSVFQDALCRCVQSVASDQEVPGFDELMFCSGVVQGHVELLLELNRTYWRTNSEQCIGQSISLPVSSPSQHGLASVSDLLVQSNPFAHLPSLDFMSSQLPRSLQPSCQSFSNTTANRLFQSPSVSLDVGPLQTVSPVATESASITQGDLPLVSEMSATRHQCKYRQNSVVDEKTGGEQPPNFELHVDLKDHAHNQVISLWRDQKHADVTFLVGTERKRVNAHRAILACQSCYFQSLLFGEMLEADSDEIALLDISQPRLFVSLVEYVYTGELHILKQDVLDVLALADRFGFTTLKDYLGHNLASMVTLDNVLTFLAYADLYQVKHLLDTCLCLIDKKAEDILNCDDLSTLTSSSLQLIISRDTFLVPEMRIYEAFLRWREHNSLNKEDCEHALDCVRLSEIPAKELFTTIEPAKIFDQSEITTALRIQIKPEFQNRRPRGRKEIGRNLFELARFASSGSVEYSRKIGPPRIIDGIVEMDAPQCMLDPQEEGSSPPALFGSGLFTPPSLSQPLGSARSRNLGSFVQRRSNLPFSNTPKVTSPPSKMVEFSDVHLVNTIRISAFPEKQSNSLPVTLGPADNPLIQWRFNYKIRISKDRETWETLFDFTGLDCYFNQTLRFPTQAIKYIDFMLVSCDKRLRFKFISCSLEDAAKPFDFLQGGVVGPLALRPLQYFQASELPPGHPQSPNVVVMAMVLDTPVSITHLRLMIQGMPGDFVGGDVQVSTSLKWEYSSFETAGVVLSTSLGHEVCVDFEQQTVSYILVHITNVKRRPSQLGSDSSSVPTSLYSVSAIQCQLLQVDL from the exons ATGGCAAGCAATACACAGCCTGGGCCTCACCAGTTATCTGTGACCTTTGTGGACAAAATGAACAGCTTGGTGCGTCTTGTGAAGAGTATTCGTCAGATCTCTGATATTCGCAACAATCATAGATCTATTTCACAACCAACTCAGGGCAGCCTTCTCGGTGATAAGTATACAGAATTATCCCAACTTTCTTTCCCAAATGTACACCAAGAAGATGGCGTTTTTCCTGGAATGAACACGTTACATTCTCATTTCTCTGTCTTTCAAGATGCTTTGTGCAGATGTGTCCAGAGTGTTGCTAGTGATCAAGAGGTGCCAGGCTTTGATGAGTTGATGTTTTGTAGTGGAGTTGTTCAAGGTCACGTTGAGCTACTTTTGGAGCTGAATAGAACATACTGGAGAACAAACAGTGAGCAATGTATTGGTCAATCTATTTCTCTCCCAGTGAGCAGTCCTTCTCAACATGGCTTAGCAAGTGTCTCAGATCTATTGGTGCAATCAAACCCCTTTGCTCATCTTCCATCACTTGATTTCATGTCTTCACAACTACCTAGAAGCCTTCAGCCATCCTGTCAATCTTTTTCGAACACGACTGCAAATAGACTGTTTCAGTCACCATCAGTGAGCTTGGATGTTGGTCCATTACAAACAGTGTCGCCGGTAGCAACAGAAAGTGCATCTATCACCCAAGGTGATTTGCCTCTTGTAAGCGAAATGAGTGCAACCAGACATCAGTGCAAATATCGCCAAAACTCCGTAGTCGATGAGAAAACAGGTGGTGAGCAGCCTCCGAACTTTGAGT TGCACGTGGACCTCAAAGACCATGCTCACAACCAGGTCATCAGTCTATGGAGAGACCAGAAGCACGCTGATGTCACATTCCTAGTCGGGACTGAGAGAAAACGTGTGAATGCTCACCGTGCCATCCTTGCTTGTCAGTCCTGCTACTTCCAAAGCCTGCTGTTTGGAGAGATGTTGGAGGCTGACAGTGATGAGATAGCTCTTCTTGATATCTCTCAACCACGGCTGTTTGTCTCTCTCGTTGAATATGTCTACACTGGGGAGCTGCACATCTTGAAACAG GACGTCCTTGATGTCCTTGCATTAGCTGACAGGTTTGGTTTCACCACTCTCAAAGATTATCTGGGGCACAATTTGGCCTCTATGGTAACACTGGACAACGTTCTCACGTTCCTTGCTTACGCTGACCTCTATCAAGTAAAGCATCTCTTGGATACGTGTCTGTGTCTTATTGACAAGAAAGCAGAAGATATCCTCAATTGTGATGATTTATCCACACTCACATCGTCCAGTTTGCAGCTAATAATATCGAGGGATACTTTCCTTGTGCCTGAAATGAGAATCTATGAGGCTTTTCTGCGTTGGAGAGAGCACAACTCTCTGAACAAAGAAGATTGCGAACATGCTCTGGACTGTGTCAGACTGAGTGAAATACCAGCAAAAGAGCTTTTCACAACCATCGAGCCAGCAAAAATATTCGATCAGTCTGAAATTACAACTGCCTTACGGATTCAAATCAAGCCTGAGTTTCAGAACCGGAGGCCTAGAGGGAGGAAAG AGATTGGAAGAAACCTATTCGAATTAGCAAGGTTTGCAAGCTCTGGAAGTGTTGAGTATTCACGAAAGATCGGCCCTCCTAGGATCATCGATGGAATTGTTGAGATGGATGCTCCACAGTGTATGTTAGACCCACAAGAGGAGGGCAGCTCTCCACCAGCCTTGTTTGGCAGTGGTCTGTTTACACCACCTTCACTTTCTCAGCCGTTAGGATCAGCTCGATCACGTAATTTGGGATCATTTGTCCAAAGGCGATCAAACCTCCCCTTTTCTAACACACCTAAAGTCACCTCTCCCCCTTCAAAAATGGTTGAATTCAGTGATGTTCACTTAGTCAATACTATCAGAATATCGGCGTTTCCTGAGAAACAATCCAACAGCTTACCAGTGACTCTTGGTCCAGCGGATAATCCATTGATCCAGTGGCGATTTAATTACAAGATTCGGATATCTAAGGACAGGGAGACTTGGGAGACTCTGTTTGATTTTACCGGCCTGGATTGCTACTTCAATCAAACACTTCGCTTCCCTACTCAGGCAATCAA gtatattGATTTTATGCTGGTTTCATGTGACAAGCGTTTGAGGTTCAAGTTTATCAGCTGCTCTCTTGAGGACGCTGCCAAGCCGTTCGATTTCCTTCAAGGAGGGGTTGTTG GTCCTCTAGCTTTGAGGCCACTTCAGTATTTCCAAGCTTCTGAGCTGCCTCCTGGTCACCCACAAAGCCCCAATGTGGTCGTTATGGCAATGGTTCTAGACACACCTGTATCAATTACACATTTAAG GCTCATGATTCAGGGCATGCCAGGAGATTTTGTCGGTGGAGATGTGCAGGTGTCTACCAGCTTGAAGTGGGAGTACTCTAGCTTCGAGACAGCTGGAGTGGTTCTAAGCACCAGCCTGGG GCATGAAGTATGTGTGGATTTTGAACAACAAACTGTCTCGTACATTCTGGTACATATCACCAATGTCAAGAGAAGACCATCACAACTAGGGTCTGATTCTTCCTCGGTGCCAACTAGCCTGTACTCTGTTAGTGCCATTCAGTGCCAATTATtacaagtagatctataa
- the LOC135346692 gene encoding uncharacterized protein LOC135346692 isoform X4 gives MGSSNGVQNYPGFLSTFNLISTGINLSNITGDECTETSMLSDESLLILGAMVAGLNLGGGLGNLLTGKPNDYFGRKVVIIASGVIMVIGGAIQTASFFSWMFIAGRTTAGFGFGLAGR, from the exons ATGGG ATCAAGTAATGGAGTGCAAAACTACCCTGGATTCTTGAGCACGTTTAACTTGATAAGCACTGGTATTAACCTGAGTAATATCACTGGGGACGAATGCACTGAAACATCAATGCTGAGTGATGAAAGCCTACTGATTTTG GGTGCTATGGTGGCTGGTCTTAACCTTGGTGGTGGTTTGGGAAATCTGCTGACTGGAA AGCCGAATGACTATTTTGGACGAAAGGTAGTGATTATAGCAAGTGGTGTGATTATGGTCATTGGTGGGGCCATACAGACTGCTTCTTTCTTCTCTTG GATGTTTATTGCTGGCCGAACCACTGCTGGATTTGGATTTGG ATTGGCAGGAAGGTAA
- the LOC135346692 gene encoding uncharacterized protein LOC135346692 isoform X3: MGSSNGVQNYPGFLSTFNLISTGINLSNITGDECTETSMLSDESLLILGAMVAGLNLGGGLGNLLTGKPNDYFGRKVVIIASGVIMVIGGAIQTASFFSWMFIAGRTTAGFGFGRKYCSALLGLCLL, encoded by the exons ATGGG ATCAAGTAATGGAGTGCAAAACTACCCTGGATTCTTGAGCACGTTTAACTTGATAAGCACTGGTATTAACCTGAGTAATATCACTGGGGACGAATGCACTGAAACATCAATGCTGAGTGATGAAAGCCTACTGATTTTG GGTGCTATGGTGGCTGGTCTTAACCTTGGTGGTGGTTTGGGAAATCTGCTGACTGGAA AGCCGAATGACTATTTTGGACGAAAGGTAGTGATTATAGCAAGTGGTGTGATTATGGTCATTGGTGGGGCCATACAGACTGCTTCTTTCTTCTCTTG GATGTTTATTGCTGGCCGAACCACTGCTGGATTTGGATTTGG TCGGAAATATTGTTCTGCTCTCTTGGGATTGTGCCTTTTGTGA
- the LOC135346692 gene encoding uncharacterized protein LOC135346692 isoform X2, with protein MLTVGGLLMALLNGISATLILSFNLEQEDNVVVSYIVVCLVCLFVLIFTGSWYVVPYIVNAEIFPLEMRGISAAITSSSYFFTSAIVSQLFPYIFSVLRSYGVLYLVGCINVTAALYFWILFPETKTLTS; from the exons ATGCTGACTGTGGGTGGTCTACTGATGGCTCTGTTGAACGGAATATCGGCCACCTTGATACTTTCATTCAACTTAGAGCAGGAGGACAATGTTGTTGTCAGCTACATAGTGGTGTGTCTGGTTTGTCTCTTTGTACTGATCTTCACGGGCAGTTGGTA TGTAGTACCGTACATCGTCAATGCTGAAATATTTCCTCTTGAAATGCGAG GAATTAGTGCTGCCATCACCTCTTCCTCCTATTTCTTCACATCTGCAATTGTCAGTCAACTGTTTCCGTACATATTTTCTGTGTTGAGATCGTACGGTGTTTTGTACCTGGTTGGATGCATCAACGTAACTGCTGCATTGTATTTCTGGATCCTGTTCCCAGAAACTAAA ACACTTACAAGCTGA
- the LOC135346692 gene encoding uncharacterized protein LOC135346692 isoform X1, whose protein sequence is MLTVGGLLMALLNGISATLILSFNLEQEDNVVVSYIVVCLVCLFVLIFTGSWYVVPYIVNAEIFPLEMRGISAAITSSSYFFTSAIVSQLFPYIFSVLRSYGVLYLVGCINVTAALYFWILFPETKGTSLEEVDGLFKRSCCTRYEHFLLELCFLWLYL, encoded by the exons ATGCTGACTGTGGGTGGTCTACTGATGGCTCTGTTGAACGGAATATCGGCCACCTTGATACTTTCATTCAACTTAGAGCAGGAGGACAATGTTGTTGTCAGCTACATAGTGGTGTGTCTGGTTTGTCTCTTTGTACTGATCTTCACGGGCAGTTGGTA TGTAGTACCGTACATCGTCAATGCTGAAATATTTCCTCTTGAAATGCGAG GAATTAGTGCTGCCATCACCTCTTCCTCCTATTTCTTCACATCTGCAATTGTCAGTCAACTGTTTCCGTACATATTTTCTGTGTTGAGATCGTACGGTGTTTTGTACCTGGTTGGATGCATCAACGTAACTGCTGCATTGTATTTCTGGATCCTGTTCCCAGAAACTAAA GGAACTAGTCTGGAAGAGGTTGATGGATTGTTTAAGAGATCGTGCTGCACAAGATATGAACATTTTTTATTAGAACTGTGTTTTCTGTGGTTATATTTATAG